In a genomic window of Methylovirgula sp. 4M-Z18:
- a CDS encoding MFS transporter, which translates to MSSIENITATSGETSTAFKRRFMKRMIAVLTGGMLLDGYILGVIGPVTSVMKQEMGMSTLDMGLIASAALFGILIGSPLGGWAGDKFGRKPLFMIDMALFVAASAMQFFINSVEMLFAVRLLMGVAIGAEYSVGWPLMSEFAPARLRGRLMGVTILAWYGGFMIGYTAGYILNLPAPLPWRFIIGTSTFIAVVLFIARLGLPESPRWLWSKGRKDEARVIAHKYLESAEEMADMEHEVVRQGRFADLFSAKYWRMTVFVSWFWFCNVLPYFAIATFADSVLEKYGLNGGLAGGVGLSMVAVAGVAVTVALIDKAGRRLFTVPPQWITMGVFLVIGLWSGAPSAVVLALFLVFSFLNAMNGTLTSIYPGEVFPTEVRGVGTGFAAAVSRVGAGMGTFLLPIGVEKFGVSTTMLVAAAVVFSGAVVSQLWAPETKGKSLSETAAGFSH; encoded by the coding sequence ATGTCATCAATAGAAAACATAACGGCCACTTCCGGCGAGACCTCGACGGCGTTCAAACGACGTTTCATGAAGAGGATGATCGCCGTTCTTACCGGGGGCATGCTCCTCGACGGCTACATCCTCGGGGTCATCGGCCCGGTGACGTCCGTGATGAAGCAAGAGATGGGCATGTCGACACTCGATATGGGCCTCATCGCGTCGGCTGCGCTGTTCGGCATCCTGATCGGTTCGCCGCTGGGCGGATGGGCCGGCGACAAGTTCGGCCGCAAACCATTGTTCATGATCGATATGGCGCTGTTCGTGGCCGCGTCGGCGATGCAGTTCTTCATCAACTCGGTGGAGATGCTGTTCGCGGTGCGCCTGTTGATGGGTGTCGCCATCGGTGCCGAATATTCCGTCGGCTGGCCACTGATGTCGGAATTTGCGCCGGCCCGGTTGCGGGGACGCTTGATGGGCGTCACGATCCTGGCCTGGTATGGGGGATTCATGATCGGCTACACTGCGGGCTACATCCTGAACCTGCCGGCACCGCTGCCGTGGCGGTTCATTATCGGAACGAGCACGTTTATCGCGGTCGTCCTTTTCATCGCCCGGCTCGGCTTGCCCGAATCGCCGCGTTGGTTATGGAGCAAGGGCCGGAAAGACGAGGCTCGCGTCATCGCGCACAAATATCTGGAGAGTGCCGAAGAGATGGCGGACATGGAGCACGAGGTGGTACGTCAAGGTCGGTTCGCAGATTTGTTCTCCGCGAAATATTGGCGGATGACGGTCTTCGTTTCGTGGTTCTGGTTCTGCAACGTGCTGCCCTATTTTGCGATCGCGACGTTCGCCGACAGCGTGCTGGAGAAGTATGGCCTCAATGGCGGGCTCGCCGGTGGTGTGGGGCTATCGATGGTCGCGGTGGCAGGGGTCGCCGTCACGGTGGCGTTGATCGACAAGGCCGGTCGTCGGCTGTTCACCGTCCCGCCGCAGTGGATCACGATGGGGGTCTTCCTGGTTATCGGCCTGTGGTCGGGGGCACCGTCAGCCGTGGTGCTGGCTCTCTTCCTCGTCTTCTCGTTCTTGAACGCGATGAATGGGACGCTGACCAGTATCTACCCCGGCGAAGTGTTCCCCACCGAGGTCCGCGGGGTCGGCACCGGTTTCGCTGCCGCCGTCAGCCGCGTGGGTGCCGGCATGGGCACCTTCTTGCTGCCGATCGGAGTGGAGAAATTCGGTGTTTCGACAACGATGCTGGTCGCGGCGGCCGTCGTCTTCAGCGGTGCCGTGGTGTCGCAGCTGTGGGCTCCCGAGACGAAGGGAAAAAGCCTGAGCGAGACCGCCGCTGGCTTTTCGCACTAA
- a CDS encoding histone deacetylase family protein, whose translation MRAFYHPDQALHDPQQYMQIGRVVAPKDLPVRTEKLIGALTARDIAIEQPHEVGPDAIRAVHAPYYIDFLMSAWDRWSALPVHGVEVWPNTFPYWNGRPEEAARPPCPADSIIAQTGWYLGDLSVPMGPHTWLSALRAAETAISAAEVIARGGRSAYALCRPSGHHTRSDRGSGFCYLNNAAIAAQHLRNTFPRVAILDVDAHHGDGTQQIFYHRADVLTISVHADPLNYYPFFTGYAHETGLGDGAYFNLNLPLQPGSTGDAMATAIDVALERIRAFDAQVLIVALGYDAHRLDPIGVLKLEVEDFGKIGAQIRAAGLPTLIVQEGGYAIDVIGDCLGAFLDGLGG comes from the coding sequence ATGCGCGCATTCTACCATCCCGACCAGGCCTTGCACGATCCCCAACAATACATGCAAATCGGCCGGGTGGTGGCACCCAAGGATTTGCCGGTCCGCACGGAAAAGCTGATCGGCGCGCTGACCGCGCGCGACATCGCGATCGAGCAGCCGCACGAAGTTGGACCCGATGCGATCCGCGCCGTGCATGCGCCGTATTACATCGATTTTTTGATGTCCGCCTGGGACCGCTGGTCGGCGCTACCCGTACATGGTGTCGAAGTCTGGCCCAATACGTTTCCTTATTGGAACGGCCGGCCGGAAGAGGCCGCGCGGCCGCCCTGCCCGGCTGACAGCATCATCGCCCAAACCGGCTGGTATTTGGGCGATTTGTCCGTACCGATGGGGCCACACACGTGGCTCTCCGCTCTGCGCGCGGCCGAAACCGCGATCTCGGCGGCCGAGGTGATTGCGCGCGGCGGACGTAGCGCCTATGCGCTGTGCCGTCCCTCCGGCCATCACACCCGCAGCGACCGCGGCTCCGGCTTCTGCTATCTCAACAACGCGGCCATCGCCGCGCAGCATTTGCGCAACACATTCCCGCGCGTCGCGATTCTCGATGTCGATGCGCATCACGGCGACGGCACGCAGCAGATCTTCTATCATCGCGCCGACGTGCTGACGATTTCCGTGCACGCTGATCCGCTCAATTACTATCCGTTCTTCACCGGCTATGCGCACGAAACGGGCCTCGGCGACGGCGCTTATTTCAACCTGAATCTTCCTCTGCAGCCTGGCTCAACGGGCGACGCGATGGCCACGGCGATCGATGTGGCGCTGGAGCGCATCCGCGCCTTCGACGCGCAAGTTCTGATCGTCGCACTCGGCTACGATGCGCACCGCCTCGACCCGATCGGCGTGCTCAAACTGGAGGTGGAAGATTTCGGCAAGATCGGCGCACAAATTCGCGCCGCCGGCCTGCCGACTTTGATCGTGCAGGAAGGCGGCTATGCCATCGATGTCATCGGCGATTGTTTGGGAGCTTTCCTCGATGGGCTTGGAGGGTGA
- the dmeF gene encoding CDF family Co(II)/Ni(II) efflux transporter DmeF, with product MSRSTETAAGEAFHSHVFLGEGHEKSERKTWSVIWLCAAMMVVEIVGGWLFGSIALVADGLHMSTHAGALLLAALAYTFARRYAHDERFTFGTGKLGDLAGFTSAIILAMIALLIGYEAVARLFDPVPIHFAEAIPVAFLGLAVNVASAWLLSGDHHHGHGHGHAHDHHGDDETRVISTASGDVSLEVFEDGVPPRFRLRSDSGSALVASAVSVETLRPDGSRQTFAFADRDGFVESITEIPEPHEFTADVTIGAEHYPVVFEEHEHAHGAAAHDNNMRAAIIHVIADAAVSVLVIIGLILAWIFGWLWMDAVAGIVGAIVIANWSASLIRDTSAILLDMNPDRQMSGRIRTVIEEEGDRLADLHVWRLGPGHLGAIVSVVSSPSHNEAFFRAKLARFKALSHLTIEIRQAG from the coding sequence ATGAGTCGCAGCACTGAAACCGCCGCCGGCGAGGCGTTCCACAGTCATGTTTTCCTGGGCGAAGGACATGAAAAGAGTGAGCGTAAGACCTGGTCGGTGATCTGGCTATGCGCCGCCATGATGGTCGTCGAGATCGTTGGCGGATGGCTGTTCGGTTCAATTGCGCTGGTGGCCGATGGGCTGCATATGAGCACGCATGCCGGGGCTTTGTTGCTGGCGGCGTTGGCCTATACTTTCGCCCGGCGCTATGCCCACGATGAGCGTTTTACTTTCGGCACAGGCAAGCTCGGCGACCTTGCGGGTTTTACGAGCGCAATCATTCTTGCCATGATTGCCCTCCTGATCGGCTACGAAGCCGTCGCTCGGCTGTTCGATCCTGTGCCAATCCATTTTGCCGAGGCTATTCCCGTGGCCTTTCTTGGCCTTGCGGTGAATGTCGCCAGCGCGTGGCTATTGAGCGGCGACCATCATCACGGCCACGGGCACGGACACGCCCACGATCATCATGGGGACGACGAAACCCGCGTGATCTCCACTGCGAGCGGGGATGTGTCTCTCGAAGTGTTCGAGGATGGCGTGCCACCACGTTTCCGGCTACGGTCGGACTCTGGCTCTGCCCTCGTCGCCTCTGCGGTGTCAGTCGAAACCCTCCGGCCCGATGGCTCGCGGCAAACCTTTGCCTTCGCCGATCGTGACGGCTTTGTGGAATCCATCACGGAGATTCCCGAGCCGCACGAGTTTACCGCTGACGTCACGATTGGCGCCGAGCACTATCCAGTCGTCTTCGAGGAACATGAACACGCGCATGGCGCCGCAGCACACGATAACAACATGCGTGCCGCCATCATTCATGTTATTGCCGATGCCGCCGTTTCGGTTCTGGTCATCATCGGTCTCATCCTCGCCTGGATTTTCGGATGGCTTTGGATGGATGCCGTCGCAGGTATCGTCGGCGCGATCGTCATTGCGAACTGGTCGGCGTCATTGATCCGCGACACAAGTGCGATCCTGCTCGATATGAATCCGGATCGTCAAATGAGCGGAAGGATTCGGACGGTCATTGAGGAAGAAGGCGATCGGCTGGCAGACTTGCATGTGTGGAGGCTCGGTCCAGGGCATCTTGGAGCAATCGTTTCCGTCGTCAGTTCTCCCTCACATAACGAGGCATTTTTCCGCGCTAAACTTGCCCGGTTCAAAGCGCTGTCACATCTGACAATTGAGATCAGGCAGGCAGGCTGA
- a CDS encoding metal/formaldehyde-sensitive transcriptional repressor, whose translation MSHTIREKQKLLARVRRIRGQVEAIERALDGEAGCDQVMHLIAATRGAISGLMAEVIEDHVRTHLADAEHQPLASKNEAIEQLVDVVRTYLK comes from the coding sequence GTGTCCCATACTATTCGCGAAAAACAAAAACTGCTGGCGCGCGTGCGCCGGATCAGAGGCCAAGTCGAGGCCATTGAGCGTGCGCTCGATGGCGAGGCTGGTTGCGATCAGGTGATGCACCTGATCGCTGCCACGCGCGGCGCAATCTCAGGCCTCATGGCTGAGGTCATCGAGGACCACGTGCGCACGCATCTCGCAGACGCGGAGCACCAACCGCTTGCGTCGAAGAACGAAGCTATCGAGCAGCTTGTGGATGTCGTCCGCACCTATCTCAAATGA
- a CDS encoding adenylate cyclase: MKHPITPMMLGVSLLITSTGLVFALDVHTITGTKGQPSQTIGTTQTGSVTPGHASASPGSPFNPSGNAGTHYAGNAPQNSNNPKSKSQYDVAGFQQSH, translated from the coding sequence ATGAAACATCCCATCACGCCGATGATGCTCGGCGTCTCCTTGCTCATAACCTCCACCGGCCTGGTTTTTGCCCTCGATGTCCACACGATCACTGGGACGAAGGGCCAGCCCAGCCAAACGATTGGCACCACGCAGACAGGGAGCGTCACACCGGGCCACGCCAGCGCTTCCCCGGGTTCGCCCTTCAACCCAAGTGGGAACGCGGGAACACATTACGCAGGCAATGCGCCGCAGAATTCCAACAACCCGAAGAGCAAATCTCAGTACGACGTGGCCGGCTTCCAGCAGTCCCATTAA
- a CDS encoding cation diffusion facilitator family transporter — protein sequence MANTAETKEKAALLSIGASAALSVAKLVAGLLSGSLALLSEAMHGALDTGATILTYFAVRVANKPADDTHPYGHGKVEAVAALAETGLLAVLAIGVVVEAFRRLWEHTGTVTPNWLTYGVLIISIGVDFVRWRGLHRIAHETGSVALAADALHFSSDLIGSCLVLIGLIATRFGFTQGDAVAAIGVALFIAVAGYRLGRSTIDTLVDAAPKGLAARVRAAVQAVPGVASIENVRLRPAGGQIFGEILINVPRTLTLERTQAIKAEIGRQILAELPNSDVTITANPQALDNETFLERVLLIAAHRRLPVHHVTVQDVDGRKCISLDLEIDGRMSQGNAHRIASELESMIRLELGANIEVETHIEPLETRELHGVDVDPAVTQEIATALAQNAKHGGVICEVHNVRARDTGAGLVVNYHCRVAPERSVNDVHAAVDALERATRGGFPHITRLVGHAEPLRPLS from the coding sequence ATGGCAAACACCGCCGAAACCAAAGAGAAGGCCGCGCTTCTGTCGATTGGGGCGAGCGCCGCACTCAGCGTCGCGAAACTTGTCGCCGGCCTGCTGTCCGGCTCGCTCGCACTCTTGTCGGAGGCCATGCACGGCGCACTCGATACCGGCGCGACGATCTTGACCTATTTCGCCGTCCGCGTCGCCAACAAGCCCGCCGACGACACGCATCCCTACGGCCACGGCAAGGTCGAAGCGGTGGCCGCGCTGGCCGAAACCGGCCTGCTCGCCGTGCTCGCGATCGGCGTTGTCGTCGAAGCCTTCCGCCGCTTGTGGGAGCACACAGGGACGGTTACCCCCAATTGGCTCACCTATGGCGTCCTGATTATCTCAATCGGCGTGGATTTCGTGCGTTGGCGCGGCCTGCATCGCATCGCGCACGAGACGGGCAGCGTCGCCCTCGCCGCGGACGCGTTGCATTTTTCCAGCGATTTGATCGGGTCGTGCCTCGTTCTCATCGGCCTCATCGCGACACGCTTTGGTTTCACCCAGGGCGATGCGGTCGCCGCCATCGGCGTTGCGCTATTCATTGCCGTTGCCGGGTATCGTCTCGGCCGTAGCACAATCGACACTTTGGTCGATGCCGCCCCGAAAGGCCTTGCGGCGCGCGTGCGTGCTGCGGTGCAAGCGGTGCCAGGCGTCGCCTCGATCGAGAACGTGCGGCTGCGGCCCGCCGGCGGCCAGATCTTCGGCGAAATCCTCATCAATGTGCCGCGCACCTTGACGCTCGAGCGGACGCAAGCGATCAAAGCGGAAATCGGCCGTCAGATTCTTGCCGAATTGCCCAATTCGGACGTGACCATCACGGCCAATCCGCAAGCGCTCGACAACGAGACTTTTCTCGAACGCGTGCTGCTGATTGCGGCACACCGGCGCCTGCCGGTTCATCATGTCACAGTGCAGGATGTGGACGGGCGCAAATGCATCAGCCTCGATCTTGAAATCGATGGCCGGATGAGCCAGGGCAACGCGCATCGGATCGCCTCCGAATTGGAAAGCATGATCCGCCTGGAACTCGGCGCCAACATCGAAGTCGAAACCCATATCGAGCCGCTCGAAACACGCGAGTTGCACGGCGTCGACGTGGATCCAGCCGTGACGCAAGAGATCGCCACGGCCCTCGCGCAAAACGCCAAGCATGGCGGCGTGATCTGCGAGGTGCACAATGTACGCGCGCGCGACACCGGCGCCGGCCTCGTCGTCAACTACCATTGCCGCGTGGCGCCCGAGCGCAGCGTGAATGACGTGCACGCGGCGGTCGATGCGCTCGAGCGCGCGACGCGCGGTGGCTTTCCGCACATCACGCGGCTTGTGGGCCATGCCGAACCGCTGCGGCCTCTAAGTTGA
- a CDS encoding VOC family protein yields MRYLHTMIRVTDLDASLDFFVNKLGLVEVRRHESEKGRYTLVFLAAPKDDKGNKTFDAPLLELTYNWDPEVYTGGRNFGHLAYRVDNIYELCEKLMKAGVTINRPPRDGNMAFIRTPDQISIELLQDGPPLPPAEPWASMPNTGVW; encoded by the coding sequence ATGCGATATCTCCACACAATGATCCGCGTCACCGATCTCGATGCCTCGCTCGATTTCTTCGTCAACAAGCTCGGCCTTGTCGAAGTGCGCCGGCACGAGAGTGAAAAAGGCCGCTACACTTTGGTGTTCCTGGCCGCGCCGAAGGACGATAAGGGCAACAAGACGTTCGACGCGCCGTTGCTGGAGCTGACCTATAATTGGGACCCGGAAGTCTATACCGGCGGCCGCAACTTCGGTCACCTCGCTTACCGCGTCGACAACATTTACGAGCTTTGCGAAAAATTGATGAAGGCTGGCGTGACGATCAACCGGCCGCCGCGCGACGGCAATATGGCCTTCATCCGCACGCCGGATCAGATCTCGATCGAATTGCTGCAGGACGGCCCGCCGCTGCCGCCCGCCGAACCGTGGGCGAGCATGCCCAATACCGGCGTGTGGTAA
- a CDS encoding L-lactate permease: MFQQLLTPVGDNLFLSFIVAALPIVTMLILLGVVRRPAWQASLAGLIVALVLALAVWQMPTALAFDSVANGMVFALWPVMWIVVNALLLYNIAVASGRFDAFRTWVIQHLPDDRRVVLVVIGFCFGALLEGIAGFGTPVAITSSLLILVGFPAQEALVFVLIFNTAPVAFGALGVPVTVLGSVTGLPANVLGAMVGRQLPFMALLLPFYVMFAYGGMRSVRALWPVLLVAGASFGLAQFVTANFIDYTLTDVLSSLGSLIVTLLFLQIWRPAPDPQFAVQSAALADATAPSNVSPWQGWIPWLVVSAVVIVWTVYSVAAQGQVGVQWPGLHNAISITLYNNKPYGAIWAFQPLATGTAILVAAILTALLVRISPATFVQCIARTLSQSWIAIVTVMLVLGLAYLMNYSGMAYTLGDGAAATGHLFILLSPFLGWIAVFLSGSDTSGNALFGNLQVVASRQLNLSPVLFAATNSSGGVMGKMISPQNIATGVSVTNLKGQEGIIFARTFGHSIILTLVLVALVIVQQYIVPGIIPVVPGQ, from the coding sequence ATGTTTCAGCAGCTTTTGACGCCGGTCGGCGACAATCTCTTTTTGTCCTTCATCGTCGCCGCATTGCCGATCGTGACGATGCTGATTCTTCTCGGCGTCGTGCGGCGGCCAGCTTGGCAGGCCTCACTCGCCGGGCTGATCGTCGCGCTCGTGCTCGCCCTCGCCGTATGGCAGATGCCGACGGCTCTTGCCTTTGACTCGGTGGCGAATGGCATGGTCTTCGCGCTGTGGCCGGTGATGTGGATCGTGGTCAATGCGCTGCTGCTCTACAATATCGCGGTGGCCTCCGGACGGTTCGACGCGTTCCGAACCTGGGTCATCCAGCATCTGCCGGACGACCGGCGCGTGGTGCTCGTCGTCATCGGCTTCTGTTTCGGCGCCTTGCTCGAAGGCATTGCCGGTTTCGGCACGCCGGTCGCGATCACGAGCTCCTTGCTCATCCTCGTCGGCTTTCCAGCACAGGAAGCCCTGGTCTTCGTCCTGATCTTCAACACCGCACCGGTTGCCTTCGGTGCGCTCGGCGTGCCGGTGACGGTGCTTGGCAGCGTAACCGGATTGCCCGCCAATGTGCTCGGCGCGATGGTCGGGCGGCAATTGCCGTTCATGGCGCTGCTGCTGCCGTTCTATGTCATGTTCGCCTATGGCGGCATGCGTTCGGTGCGCGCGCTGTGGCCGGTCCTCCTCGTCGCCGGCGCGAGCTTCGGCCTGGCGCAATTCGTCACCGCCAATTTCATCGATTACACGCTCACCGACGTCTTGTCGTCGCTCGGATCTTTGATCGTGACCCTGCTGTTCCTGCAGATCTGGCGGCCCGCGCCCGATCCGCAATTCGCGGTTCAATCCGCAGCGCTTGCCGACGCCACGGCGCCGAGCAACGTATCCCCCTGGCAAGGCTGGATCCCGTGGCTCGTCGTCTCCGCAGTGGTGATCGTCTGGACGGTCTATAGCGTTGCGGCGCAGGGCCAAGTTGGCGTTCAATGGCCGGGGCTGCACAATGCCATCTCGATCACGCTCTATAACAACAAGCCCTATGGAGCGATCTGGGCGTTCCAGCCGCTCGCCACCGGCACCGCCATTCTGGTCGCGGCCATTCTCACCGCGCTCCTGGTGCGCATCAGCCCGGCGACATTCGTCCAATGTATCGCGCGCACCCTGTCGCAATCCTGGATCGCGATCGTCACGGTGATGCTGGTGCTCGGCCTCGCCTATCTGATGAATTATTCCGGCATGGCCTATACGCTCGGCGACGGCGCCGCGGCCACCGGCCATCTGTTCATCCTACTGTCGCCATTCCTCGGCTGGATCGCTGTCTTCCTGTCGGGCAGCGACACGTCGGGCAATGCGCTGTTCGGCAATTTGCAGGTGGTGGCGTCGCGGCAACTCAACTTGAGCCCCGTGCTCTTTGCCGCCACCAATTCGTCCGGCGGCGTGATGGGTAAGATGATCTCGCCGCAAAATATCGCCACCGGCGTTTCCGTCACCAATCTGAAAGGCCAGGAAGGCATCATCTTCGCCCGCACCTTCGGCCACAGTATCATTTTGACCCTGGTGCTGGTCGCGCTGGTGATCGTGCAGCAATATATCGTCCCCGGCATCATTCCCGTCGTGCCGGGCCAATAA
- a CDS encoding 3-keto-5-aminohexanoate cleavage protein — MSLPFSSIMVAPNGGRRTKQDHPALPLGPAELAATAAACREAGAAAIHIHVRDADNRHLLDADAYRAALQAIRNAAGDRMIVQITSEALGIYQPDQQMAVVKAVRPEAVSLALRELVPEAAHEPAFAAFLTWLKAERILPQIILYTPEEAARLADMQQRGVIPWDHVPVLYVLGRYTANQTSTPQDLDPFLVPSQPQAPHWSVCAFGRYEAACVLAAALRGGHMRVGFENNLWRPDGTPAQDNAAQIGLVADIAGRLGLGLLDADGLRQSWAQA, encoded by the coding sequence ATGTCCCTTCCCTTCAGCAGCATCATGGTCGCGCCCAACGGCGGGCGGCGCACCAAGCAGGACCATCCGGCCTTGCCGCTCGGCCCCGCCGAGCTTGCCGCGACTGCCGCAGCCTGCCGCGAGGCGGGCGCGGCGGCCATCCACATCCATGTCCGCGACGCCGATAACCGGCACCTTTTGGACGCCGACGCCTATCGCGCGGCGCTCCAAGCCATCCGCAACGCCGCCGGCGACAGAATGATCGTCCAGATCACCTCGGAAGCGCTCGGGATCTATCAGCCAGACCAGCAAATGGCTGTCGTCAAGGCGGTGCGGCCCGAGGCGGTCTCGCTCGCCCTGCGCGAACTCGTGCCGGAAGCCGCCCACGAACCGGCCTTTGCCGCGTTTCTAACCTGGCTGAAGGCGGAACGGATCCTGCCCCAGATTATTCTCTACACGCCGGAGGAAGCTGCGCGTCTGGCCGACATGCAGCAGCGCGGTGTCATTCCCTGGGACCATGTGCCCGTGCTTTACGTGCTCGGGCGCTACACAGCGAACCAGACCTCAACGCCCCAGGACCTCGACCCGTTCCTCGTCCCATCCCAGCCGCAAGCGCCACACTGGTCGGTCTGCGCCTTTGGCCGTTACGAGGCGGCCTGCGTGCTTGCCGCCGCCCTGCGCGGCGGCCACATGCGGGTCGGGTTCGAGAACAACCTCTGGCGGCCGGACGGCACGCCGGCACAAGACAATGCGGCGCAGATTGGCCTAGTCGCCGACATTGCCGGCAGGCTTGGGCTGGGCCTGCTCGATGCGGACGGCTTGCGGCAAAGCTGGGCGCAAGCTTGA
- a CDS encoding MurR/RpiR family transcriptional regulator has translation MIASPLHHQISSALPAMSAQLQAAAQFVLAHPQDVALLSMRELARRAELQPATMTRLAQHLGFAGYDELRDLHAAALRRGTTGFADKVGTQAARQKRKGDHALAADLLDTMRGQIAALAAPEMLDAYVRAAKMLLSARRIFCLGLRSSHAVAWHLHYVLSLIGDRAVLLDGLAGTGADQLRHAKRGDMLFAVSVQPYTGASIDLARYAAGRGVKILALTDHAAAPLATLAAETIVVPTDSPSFFHTMAPAFIVAEILAALVAGRDGTGSLKALRQTDDYFAALDIHLKPRHGNQKS, from the coding sequence ATGATCGCCTCGCCCTTGCATCATCAGATCTCGTCCGCATTGCCCGCCATGTCGGCGCAATTGCAGGCTGCGGCGCAATTCGTCCTCGCGCATCCGCAGGATGTGGCGCTTCTGTCGATGCGCGAATTGGCGCGGCGCGCCGAGCTGCAGCCCGCGACCATGACGCGGCTCGCGCAACATCTCGGCTTTGCCGGCTATGACGAATTGCGCGATTTGCACGCTGCGGCCCTGCGCCGCGGCACGACGGGATTTGCCGATAAGGTCGGGACGCAGGCGGCGCGGCAGAAGCGCAAAGGCGACCATGCGCTGGCCGCCGACCTTCTCGACACGATGCGGGGGCAGATCGCGGCATTGGCGGCGCCGGAGATGCTCGACGCCTATGTCCGCGCCGCGAAGATGCTTCTTTCCGCGCGGCGCATCTTCTGTCTCGGCTTGCGCTCCAGCCACGCGGTCGCTTGGCACCTGCATTACGTGCTGTCGCTGATCGGCGATCGCGCCGTGCTGCTCGACGGGCTCGCCGGCACCGGCGCCGACCAGCTTCGCCATGCCAAGCGCGGCGATATGCTGTTCGCGGTCAGCGTGCAGCCCTATACCGGTGCCAGCATCGATCTGGCGCGCTATGCGGCGGGGCGGGGCGTGAAAATTCTCGCGCTGACTGATCACGCGGCCGCGCCGCTCGCCACGCTCGCCGCCGAGACCATCGTGGTTCCGACCGACAGTCCGTCGTTCTTCCACACGATGGCGCCGGCTTTCATCGTCGCCGAAATTCTGGCGGCGCTGGTGGCCGGCCGCGACGGCACGGGCTCGCTCAAGGCGCTGCGGCAGACCGACGATTATTTCGCCGCCCTCGACATCCATCTCAAACCCAGGCACGGGAACCAAAAATCATGA
- a CDS encoding aspartate aminotransferase family protein, translated as MTHILHRQIRGRLPVAVGGKGVELFDADGRAYIDASGGAAVSCLGHGHPDVIAAIHAQVDKLAYAHTSFFTSAVTEALADRLVQEAPEGLDHVYFVSGGSEAVEAALKMARQYFVEKGEPQRRHIIARQQSYHGNTLGALATGGNAWRRAQFQPLLIETHHIDPCYAYRYQRTGESDAEFAARAAQQLEDKILELGADQVIAFVAEPVVGATLGAVPSVGDYFKRIRAICDKYGVLLILDEVMCGMGRTGTLHACTQDGIVPDLMTIAKGLGGGYQPIGAVLLGHHIFAAFEQGSGFFQHGHTYLGHPVAAAASLAVQDVIKRDRLLDNVQAMGTRLASRLRERFGNNTHIGDIRGRGLFMGLELVADPITKVPFSPELKLNGRIKAEAMKRGLCCYPGGGTIDGRQGDHILLAPPFISTPEVIDAIVERLGDAVDAALGAV; from the coding sequence ATGACACATATTCTGCACCGGCAAATCCGCGGCCGCCTGCCGGTCGCCGTGGGCGGCAAGGGCGTCGAATTGTTCGATGCGGATGGCCGCGCCTATATCGATGCGTCGGGCGGCGCCGCCGTATCGTGCCTCGGCCACGGCCATCCCGACGTGATCGCGGCCATCCATGCGCAGGTCGACAAATTGGCCTACGCGCATACGAGCTTCTTCACGAGCGCAGTGACGGAAGCGCTGGCCGATCGCCTGGTGCAGGAGGCGCCCGAGGGGTTGGACCACGTCTATTTCGTCAGCGGCGGTTCGGAAGCGGTGGAAGCCGCGCTCAAAATGGCACGGCAATATTTCGTCGAGAAGGGCGAGCCGCAACGCCGGCATATCATCGCGCGGCAGCAAAGCTACCACGGCAACACGCTCGGCGCGCTGGCGACGGGCGGCAATGCCTGGCGCCGTGCGCAGTTTCAGCCGTTGCTGATCGAGACCCATCACATCGATCCGTGCTACGCCTACCGCTATCAGCGCACCGGCGAAAGCGATGCGGAATTTGCGGCGCGTGCCGCGCAGCAGCTCGAGGACAAAATCCTGGAACTCGGGGCTGATCAGGTGATCGCCTTCGTCGCCGAGCCGGTGGTGGGCGCGACTTTGGGCGCGGTGCCCTCGGTCGGCGATTATTTCAAACGCATCCGCGCCATTTGCGACAAATATGGCGTTCTGCTGATCCTCGACGAGGTGATGTGCGGGATGGGCCGCACCGGCACGCTGCACGCTTGCACGCAGGACGGAATCGTGCCTGATCTGATGACGATCGCCAAGGGCCTCGGCGGCGGCTATCAGCCGATTGGCGCGGTGCTTCTGGGCCATCATATTTTCGCGGCGTTCGAGCAGGGCTCCGGCTTCTTCCAGCATGGGCACACCTATCTCGGCCATCCCGTTGCGGCGGCGGCGAGCCTTGCGGTGCAGGACGTGATCAAACGCGATCGCCTGCTCGACAATGTTCAGGCAATGGGCACGCGACTCGCCTCGCGCCTGCGCGAGCGCTTCGGCAACAATACCCATATCGGCGACATCCGCGGGCGCGGCCTGTTCATGGGGCTCGAACTCGTCGCCGACCCGATCACGAAGGTGCCGTTTTCGCCCGAGCTCAAATTGAACGGCCGCATCAAGGCCGAGGCGATGAAGCGGGGGCTATGCTGCTATCCGGGCGGCGGCACGATCGACGGCAGACAAGGCGATCATATCCTGCTGGCGCCGCCGTTCATCTCGACGCCGGAGGTCATCGATGCGATCGTCGAGCGCCTCGGCGACGCGGTCGATGCAGCGCTTGGCGCTGTGTGA